The nucleotide sequence GTTGCTCTCAAACCCAACTCCACTAAACTGAAAGTTGACGGCTACGAATTATTGGGTGTTGCTAATTACGCCGGTACGTTGAGCGACAGCTGGTGGGACCGTGATTTGGGTGTTGGAGGTCGGTTGTTGATCAGAAAAGATGGAAAGCTTGTCACTCAATTAGTTGACTCCTCTCCTAATCCAATTGCCCATATCCCTACATTGGCCCCCCATTTTGGAACTCCAGCAGTTGGTCCTTTTAACAAGGAAACTCAAGCGGTTCCGGTCATTGGATACCTGTCCGAGGATGATGAACCACCgactgaagaagaaaaatcGGCTCCATTATATGGAAAACACTCTTTGAATGTGTTGAGATATGTGGCCAAGCTTGGAGGTGTAAAGGTCAGCGATATTTACCAAACCGATTTGCAATTATATGACGTTCAAAAAGGGTCCTTTGGAGGTTTGAATAAGGAATTCATATACTCACCTCGTATTGATGATAGAATTTGTTCTTATGCTGCTATTGAAGCATTGGTGGATGCTGCAAATGGAGGAGAACTTCCAGATGATGGATTCTCTCTTGTAGGATTGTTTGACCATGAAGAAATCGGGTCTGCTACCAGAACCGGTATCAAGGGTGGTTTAGTTGAGTCCACTGTTGCTCGTGTGTTGGCTTCAGAATACTATGCATCTGCTACcccagttgaagaagatattaGGTTGGCTTATGCTAACACCATCATTCTTTCTGCCGACGTCAGCCATTTGTTGAATCCTAACTTCTCTAGCGTCTACTTGGAGCATCACAAACCACTTCCAAATACTGGTTTGGCATTAGCTTTGGATCCTAATGGTCATATGGCTACCGACTCTACTGGAGTAGCATTGGCTGAAGAATTGGCTCGTATCAATGGAGACAAATTACAGTACTTCCAAATCAGAAATGACTCTAGATCTGGTGGTACCATTGGTCCTTCTATCTCCTTACAAACTGGAGCTCGTACCATTGATTTGGGTATTCCTCAATTATCGATGCACTCTATTAGAGCTGCTACTGGTGCTCGTGATTTAGGATTAggtatcaagttcttcaccgggttcttcatcaactggaGGACTGTCTACGATACTTACCTGGATTTGTAGACTGCTGGAAAACAGCCTTACTTAGAGTATATTAAAATGAACACTGATTAGCATTACGTTTCTCGCCTGTCTGTTTTGCAGCTATTGCTGGAGCCCTCACCAAACTATTTCCATATACTATTTCCGGATTTACTTTGACAACAATTCATGTCTATCTGCGTTGAACACGTTTTATAACCTGAATGTCGCTTCTAGGACCTATTAACCATATCTGTGACAGCTTTAGTTTGCCCAATGTGCTACTTCTGCAACTGGTCAGTTATTGCACGACCTCGCATTTTTTTATCATACAGCGTCAATACTCTGCCAACTGAACACAAGAGCATTGACTTAAGTAACTCACATCGTTCCTTTCATATACAATTGATAGTTACTATACAATGGGTATGTTTTACAGATCAGTATATcaccaaagtcatcatTGGATTAAGCCAAAAACCGCCATTTTTGTGTGACTATTTTTGTGTGATTTGCGGAGACCTCACCTCCTTTACATTTTGAATACAACTGTTACTAACAATTTGCTAGTGCCTCCCAAGAAAATGTCCTTACAGGAGTTCATCACCGATGAATGTACGTACAAATAAATGATGACACGATGCCATTGCAATGATCGAGATCATTTTACTAACTTTATCCAAGCACTTGGTGGTTCATGggctgatgatgatatcgacGTGGCGTCCATATCTGTACCCACTTACCGATACCCAGTGAATACCGGAAGACATATGGATAATGGGTAccgtggtggtggcagtgGTGGAATGAACCAAGATAATGGTCCCCCATACATTGTAAAGCTATTAAATCTACCATTAGACGTGACCGACGATTTCGTTCAGGATCTATTTAGCAGTCGGTATACCAGCTAtaacaagttcaaaattGTGGTAGACCCTTCTTCAAATGTATTGGAGACTTTTGTTGTTAAAAAAGTGGCATTTGCCGAGTTGAATAATAATCTGGATATGTCCAGAGTATTAAAGTGGCAGGATTTATATTACAAGGCTAGTAAGCGGGTGATGATCGAACAAGCCAATTTTTTGGATTTTCAAGATTGCATGCGGTTTAACCAAGAGCACGCATTAGAACTCCAGAGAATCGAAGAAGACCTTGCATCAGGAAAATTGAGGCCGAATGGTGAACATGGTGGTCCTCAAAGGTCCTTTGGAGGTCATAATGAGAGATCAGATGGTTATGACAAAATGAGACATAATAGAAATCATGGTCTGGCTTTCAACAATACTCACACGCCCATGCTAGGCCATTCTCAAACCTCTTCCTTCGGACCTGCTTTGGGTGAACTGTCTCCGACTCTAACCCCACTTCCTTCTCAACCTCACCACCCTAAAGCAAACCCTTTTGGGGCAGCGAAGCCTGTGGATATATTAGCACGCCAgcatgaaattgaaaagaagttaATCACCATTAACCACACAACCATTCGAACCATTAAACCCGAAGATGACAAATCAATTGTTGCCTCTCCACCAAAAGCATCTCCAAAGGTTTCCAAATCCTCGATATCAACAAGTGCATCTCagaccaaagaagatgagcCAAGCAAGGAAAGTAAATATCGCCCTGCTCCAATTGCTCAATTACAAACCAATGGGTTGAGCTTGGCTGAACTATTGAGTAGTAAACCCCAAGCAGATCTGGATTTAAGGCACAATTCTCCGAAAGCTCCCATTCTTAAACCCgtgatcttgaagaagaaacaaccGACTActccaattccaaaagaagaaccGGTAGTTGAACCAACTGcaacagaaaaagaagagtcAAAACCAGtagaaaaagaagaaataatACCCAAGACTGAACCTCCAACTGACAAGGAAATGATAAATGCAGGACCTAAACCCAAGACTGAAACCAGGAATGAGAAATCTTTGGAGGCAACTGGAAATCACGAGAAGGAGAGACCTACACGTTCTAATTTGCTTGGCGAAGGACGTCACAGCACAAGAGGAAGAGGGTCTAATAATTACCTGAGGTCTCAAGAGGTAAGACCAAGGAGGATGCGTGACTTTCCAACCAGCAGAAGGTATAGCAGGGAGAATGGTGAGAGAAAGCCTTTGGATCCTGAAACAAGGAAAGAATCTCAGCCTTTTATTGCAACCCATAAAGAATATGAGAGTGGTCTTACAAGTGATGATAAAGTGGCTCGTGCTATTGAGCAAAGCTCTCAAGAGagaatcaagtttttgagaAATAAAAGTGATGGCAAGTCAAGAGGTGGTCGAAAGGACAAGTATCCAGGACGTCCCAAAGATAAGGCCTTCAAGACTAGGTCTAATAGcattgaaggaaaagatACATCAAACAGTACATCATTAATTGATACAACTGAAGGTGCAAAAGATCCTGCCGTGGATATTAAATCAGAGTCAGTAGATGTCTCTAAACCAGAATCGAAAGAGGAAGCCCCAGGAAgaccatcaaaaccaaatccaagaagaaagtcTAGAAACtccccaagaagtttttctAAACCAACTGATTCAAAAGAAACCCCGGAAAGTGAAACCAAAGGTAAAGGAAATGTTGAGCCAAAGTCTGATGAGAAATTAAAATCAGAGGGTGCCGGTAATGTCGATCATGAAAGGGCAGAGAATTTGGAAGGTAACGAATCTGGAGCTGAAGGTCATGAGAATTCATTCCGTGGAAGAGGAGGGAGAGgtggaagaggaggaagagcTAGAGGAAGGGGTAGAGCTAGAGGAAGAGCTAGAGGAAACTTCAACCTTCATTACACAAGAAGGCGCGAGAATGAAGGCGACGGTAAAACTGAACCTCAACAAAAGGCTGAGCCCCATACAGAGTAAAAAAGTTTATAGTTAATGTAAGATAGAAGCCTTAATAACTCGACTGCAATTAATTGTCTTATTACAAAAACCTGAATAAATAAATACTATTATGTGAACTGAAATGATTTTGTGGTTTGTCTTCTTGCTGGATGAGTCTTCACAATAAACCACtgtctttcaaagaattctCCAAGATAGTCTCTTTAACGGCTGCAAATACCAACTCGATATTAGAAGTATCCGTTGCTTGGGTGACGTGAGGATAAATGTTAAGACCTGAACGGCTGACTTGAGTAAACCGCCACAAGATATATTTCGCAGCCTTGTTAATGTTATTTCCTCCACTATAATCAGGGAAATAATTTTCCAAAGGTGAATATGGTAATTTTTCAGCAAACACATCAATtttattcaagaacaacacTATTGATGTCCGAGCAAACCATCTGGAGTTCACCACACTATCAAATAATGTTAATGATTCTTCCAATCTATTTTGACtgttttcttccaatagTACTTGATCGTATTCAGAAAGGGCCACACAGAATATAATTAATGTT is from Yamadazyma tenuis chromosome 6, complete sequence and encodes:
- a CDS encoding aspartyl aminopeptidase M18 family protein (COG:E; EggNog:ENOG503NVRC; MEROPS:MER0001255); the encoded protein is MSEFNEMVRALKATLDQLEQKEIKSQSDFQSRVTSNNAASTPVKSMDFAAVSQKYIDFTYENPTIYHVVSHFSGKLEDNGFTYLSEKKTWSDLKPGRYYTARNGSSLIAFVVGPDWTAKRGVGAIGSHIDALTVALKPNSTKSKVDGYELLGVANYAGTLSDSWWDRDLGVGGRLLIRKDGKLVTQLVDSSPNPIAHIPTLAPHFGTPAVGPFNKETQAVPVIGYSSEDDEPPTEEEKSAPLYGKHSLNVLRYVAKLGGVKVSDIYQTDLQLYDVQKGSFGGLNKEFIYSPRIDDRICSYAAIEALVDAANGGELPDDGFSLVGLFDHEEIGSATRTGIKGGLVESTVARVLASEYYASATPVEEDIRLAYANTIILSADVSHLLNPNFSSVYLEHHKPLPNTGLALALDPNGHMATDSTGVALAEELARINGDKLQYFQIRNDSRSGGTIGPSISLQTGARTIDLGIPQLSMHSIRAATGARDLGLGIKFFTGFFINWRTVYDTYSDL
- the PSP2 gene encoding polymerase suppressor (COG:A; EggNog:ENOG503P5U4); translated protein: MVPPKKMSLQEFITDESLGGSWADDDIDVASISVPTYRYPVNTGRHMDNGYRGGGSGGMNQDNGPPYIVKLLNLPLDVTDDFVQDLFSSRYTSYNKFKIVVDPSSNVLETFVVKKVAFAELNNNSDMSRVLKWQDLYYKASKRVMIEQANFLDFQDCMRFNQEHALELQRIEEDLASGKLRPNGEHGGPQRSFGGHNERSDGYDKMRHNRNHGSAFNNTHTPMLGHSQTSSFGPALGESSPTLTPLPSQPHHPKANPFGAAKPVDILARQHEIEKKLITINHTTIRTIKPEDDKSIVASPPKASPKVSKSSISTSASQTKEDEPSKESKYRPAPIAQLQTNGLSLAELLSSKPQADSDLRHNSPKAPILKPVILKKKQPTTPIPKEEPVVEPTATEKEESKPVEKEEIIPKTEPPTDKEMINAGPKPKTETRNEKSLEATGNHEKERPTRSNLLGEGRHSTRGRGSNNYSRSQEVRPRRMRDFPTSRRYSRENGERKPLDPETRKESQPFIATHKEYESGLTSDDKVARAIEQSSQERIKFLRNKSDGKSRGGRKDKYPGRPKDKAFKTRSNSIEGKDTSNSTSLIDTTEGAKDPAVDIKSESVDVSKPESKEEAPGRPSKPNPRRKSRNSPRSFSKPTDSKETPESETKGKGNVEPKSDEKLKSEGAGNVDHERAENLEGNESGAEGHENSFRGRGGRGGRGGRARGRGRARGRARGNFNLHYTRRRENEGDGKTEPQQKAEPHTE